A portion of the Mesobacillus sp. AQ2 genome contains these proteins:
- the gpmI gene encoding 2,3-bisphosphoglycerate-independent phosphoglycerate mutase has translation MSKKSPTALIILDGFACRPESKGNAVAQAKKPNFDRYWNSFPHANLTASGEAVGLPEGQMGNSEVGHLNIGAGRIVYQSLTRVNISIREGEFEKNETLLAAIKHAKEKGTALHLMGLLSDGGVHSHIEHMFALLKLAADEGLTKVYVHGFLDGRDVGPQTAPGYIKQTLEKMSEIGVGEFATISGRYYSMDRDKRWERVEKSYRSMVYGDGPTYSNPMELIEDNYQNGIFDEFVVPSVLVKKDGSPVATVKNDDAVIFYNFRPDRAIQISNTFTNKDFRSFDRGEGHPENLHFVCLTHFSESVDGYVAFEPTNLDNTIGEVISQAGMTQLRIAETEKYPHVTFFMSGGREKEFPGEQRILINSPKVATYDLKPEMSAYEVTDALIKEIEADNFDAILLNFANPDMVGHSGMLEPTIKAVETVDECLGRIVDLIVSKGGTAIITADHGNADEVVTLEGNPMTAHTTNPVPVIVTKEGVELREDGILGDLAPTMLELLGLNQPAEMTGKTLIKKL, from the coding sequence ATGAGTAAAAAGTCACCAACAGCATTAATCATTCTGGATGGCTTTGCATGCCGGCCTGAGTCTAAAGGCAATGCCGTTGCACAAGCGAAAAAGCCAAATTTTGACCGCTATTGGAACAGTTTCCCGCACGCGAACTTAACGGCAAGCGGTGAAGCGGTCGGTCTTCCAGAGGGCCAAATGGGAAACTCTGAGGTAGGCCACCTGAACATCGGTGCCGGCCGAATCGTTTACCAGAGCCTTACACGTGTGAACATTTCCATCCGTGAAGGTGAATTTGAAAAAAATGAAACCCTCCTTGCAGCGATCAAGCATGCAAAGGAAAAAGGCACTGCCCTTCACCTGATGGGGCTGCTGTCTGACGGCGGCGTGCACAGCCATATTGAGCATATGTTTGCTCTTTTAAAGCTTGCGGCTGATGAAGGCCTGACAAAGGTTTATGTACACGGATTCCTTGACGGCCGTGATGTTGGACCGCAAACTGCACCAGGCTATATCAAACAAACTCTTGAAAAAATGAGTGAAATCGGAGTAGGTGAATTTGCAACGATTTCCGGGCGATACTATTCAATGGACCGCGACAAGCGCTGGGAGCGTGTGGAGAAATCTTACCGCTCAATGGTGTATGGCGACGGACCTACGTATTCGAACCCAATGGAACTCATTGAAGATAACTATCAAAATGGAATCTTTGATGAATTCGTTGTTCCATCTGTCCTTGTTAAGAAAGATGGCTCACCAGTTGCGACGGTTAAAAACGACGATGCTGTGATTTTTTACAACTTCCGTCCGGACCGTGCAATCCAGATTTCGAACACTTTTACAAATAAAGACTTCCGTTCATTCGATCGCGGCGAAGGCCATCCTGAGAACCTTCACTTTGTGTGCTTGACACACTTCAGTGAGTCGGTTGACGGTTATGTGGCGTTCGAGCCTACCAACTTGGATAACACTATTGGTGAAGTGATTTCCCAGGCTGGCATGACTCAGCTTCGCATCGCTGAAACAGAAAAGTATCCGCATGTAACGTTCTTCATGAGCGGCGGCCGTGAGAAGGAATTCCCGGGCGAGCAGCGGATCCTGATCAACTCGCCAAAGGTTGCGACATATGACCTTAAGCCTGAAATGAGTGCCTACGAAGTGACAGATGCATTGATCAAAGAAATCGAAGCAGATAACTTCGATGCGATTCTCTTGAACTTTGCGAACCCGGACATGGTAGGACATTCTGGCATGCTTGAGCCAACCATAAAGGCAGTTGAAACAGTTGACGAGTGCCTCGGACGCATCGTTGACCTGATTGTTTCTAAAGGCGGAACAGCGATCATCACTGCTGACCACGGAAACGCTGATGAGGTTGTTACCCTTGAAGGCAATCCGATGACCGCTCATACTACTAACCCGGTTCCAGTCATTGTGACCAAGGAAGGCGTGGAGCTTCGTGAAGACGGAATTCTCGGCGACCTTGCTCCGACAATGCTTGAATTACTGGGACTGAACCAGCCAGCTGAAATGACTGGAAAAACTTTAATCAAAAAACTTTAA
- the tpiA gene encoding triose-phosphate isomerase, producing the protein MRKPIIAGNWKMHKTLPEAKDFIEKVSGLVPSKDKVESVVCAPALFLGQLVELTQESDLEIGAQNMHFEENGAFTGEVSPKALQDIGAKYVIIGHSERREMFNETDDTVNKKTLSAFKYNLTPIVCCGETLEQRENGETNEFVGGQIKAALNGLTEEQVKQTVIAYEPIWAIGTGKSSTAEDANETCSHIRKVVAEQFSPEVAEAVRIQYGGSVKPANIKEYMSQPDIDGALVGGASLETDSFLQLLEAGTNE; encoded by the coding sequence ATGCGAAAACCAATCATTGCAGGTAACTGGAAAATGCATAAAACGCTGCCTGAAGCTAAAGATTTCATCGAAAAAGTAAGCGGACTTGTTCCTTCAAAGGACAAGGTAGAATCCGTTGTATGTGCTCCTGCTCTGTTCCTTGGACAGCTCGTTGAATTAACACAGGAATCAGATCTTGAAATTGGCGCACAAAACATGCACTTTGAAGAAAACGGTGCTTTTACAGGCGAAGTCAGCCCGAAAGCATTGCAGGATATCGGTGCGAAATACGTGATTATCGGACACTCTGAACGCCGTGAAATGTTCAACGAGACTGATGACACAGTTAACAAGAAGACATTGTCTGCATTCAAATATAATCTGACTCCAATCGTCTGCTGTGGCGAAACGCTTGAACAGCGTGAGAACGGCGAAACAAATGAGTTTGTCGGCGGCCAGATCAAAGCTGCGCTTAACGGACTTACTGAGGAGCAGGTTAAACAAACGGTCATCGCCTACGAGCCTATCTGGGCAATCGGAACAGGCAAATCTTCCACAGCTGAAGATGCGAACGAAACTTGCTCGCACATCCGCAAAGTGGTTGCAGAGCAATTTTCACCAGAAGTGGCTGAAGCGGTCCGTATTCAGTACGGCGGAAGCGTAAAGCCAGCTAACATCAAGGAATACATGTCCCAGCCTGACATCGACGGCGCATTGGTCGGCGGAGCAAGCCTTGAGACAGATTCCTTCTTGCAGCTATTGGAGGCAGGTACGAATGAGTAA
- a CDS encoding phosphoglycerate kinase — protein sequence MNKKTVKDVDVKGKRVFCRVDFNVPMKDGQVTDETRIRAALPTIKYLVDQGAKVLLASHLGRPKGQAVEELRLTPVAKRLSELLGKDVKKTDEAYGDSVKSEIDSMNEGDVLLLENVRFYPGEEKNDPELAKAFAELADVYVNDAFGAAHRAHASTEGIAKYIPAVSGFLMEKELEVLGKALSNPERPFTAIIGGAKVKDKIGVIDNLLEKVDNLIIGGGLAYTFVKAQGHEIGKSLLEEDKIELAKSFMEKAKAKGVNFYMPVDAIVADDFSADANTKVVAIEEIPADWEALDIGPKTAETYRDVIQKSKLVIWNGPMGVFEIDKFAEGTKAVAQALADASDTYSVIGGGDSAAAVEKFGLAEKMSHISTGGGASLEFMEGKQLPGVVALNDK from the coding sequence TTGAACAAAAAGACAGTAAAAGATGTGGATGTAAAAGGAAAACGAGTTTTTTGCCGCGTTGATTTCAACGTGCCGATGAAGGATGGACAGGTTACGGATGAAACAAGGATCCGTGCAGCGCTGCCAACAATCAAGTACCTTGTTGATCAGGGTGCAAAAGTCCTTCTTGCAAGCCACCTTGGCCGTCCAAAAGGGCAGGCTGTTGAAGAATTGCGTTTGACTCCAGTAGCAAAGCGTTTGTCTGAGCTGCTAGGCAAGGATGTTAAGAAAACAGATGAAGCTTACGGCGACTCTGTAAAATCTGAAATCGACAGCATGAACGAGGGCGATGTCCTGCTTCTTGAGAATGTCCGTTTCTATCCAGGCGAAGAGAAGAATGATCCTGAACTTGCAAAAGCATTTGCAGAGCTTGCAGATGTATACGTAAACGATGCATTCGGAGCTGCACACCGTGCACATGCTTCAACAGAAGGCATCGCAAAGTACATTCCAGCTGTCTCTGGCTTCCTGATGGAAAAAGAGCTTGAAGTACTTGGAAAAGCATTGTCAAACCCAGAGCGTCCTTTCACAGCGATCATTGGCGGCGCGAAGGTAAAAGACAAAATCGGCGTCATCGATAACCTGTTGGAAAAAGTAGATAACCTGATCATCGGCGGCGGACTTGCTTATACATTCGTAAAAGCACAGGGCCACGAAATCGGCAAATCTCTTTTAGAAGAAGATAAAATTGAATTGGCTAAAAGCTTCATGGAAAAAGCAAAGGCAAAAGGCGTGAACTTCTACATGCCGGTTGACGCAATCGTTGCCGATGATTTTTCTGCGGATGCAAATACAAAGGTCGTAGCAATCGAAGAAATTCCTGCAGACTGGGAAGCTCTTGATATCGGACCGAAGACAGCTGAAACTTACCGCGATGTCATCCAGAAGTCCAAACTGGTTATCTGGAACGGACCAATGGGTGTATTCGAAATCGATAAGTTCGCAGAAGGAACAAAAGCAGTAGCACAAGCATTAGCCGATGCAAGCGATACATATTCAGTCATCGGCGGGGGCGACTCTGCAGCAGCAGTCGAGAAGTTCGGACTGGCTGAAAAAATGAGCCACATCTCCACAGGCGGCGGCGCTTCACTTGAATTCATGGAAGGCAAGCAGCTGCCAGGAGTAGTCGCATTGAACGATAAGTAA
- the gap gene encoding type I glyceraldehyde-3-phosphate dehydrogenase — protein sequence MAVKVGINGFGRIGRVVFRAALKNPNVEVVAVNDLTDANMLAHLLKYDTVHGTLNEEITVDGDYLVVDGHKVKVLAERDPAQLGWGDLGVEVVVESTGRFTKRADAAKHLEAGAKKVIISAPASDEDITIVMGVNDDKYDAANHHVISNASCTTNCLAPFAKVLNDNFGIKRGMMTTVHSYTNDQQILDLPHKDYRRARAAAENIIPTTTGAAKAVSLVLPELKGKLNGGAMRVPTPNVSLVDLVAELEKDVTVEEINAAFKKASENELKGILGYSEEPLVSSDYNGCANSSTIDALSTMVMEGSMVKVISWYDNESGYSNRVVDLVDFIAKKGL from the coding sequence ATGGCAGTAAAAGTTGGTATTAACGGATTTGGACGTATTGGACGCGTAGTTTTCCGCGCGGCATTGAAGAACCCTAATGTGGAAGTAGTTGCAGTTAACGATTTAACTGATGCAAACATGCTTGCTCACCTTTTAAAATATGATACAGTTCACGGAACATTGAACGAAGAAATCACAGTTGACGGTGACTACCTTGTAGTTGACGGCCACAAAGTGAAAGTACTTGCTGAAAGAGATCCAGCTCAACTTGGCTGGGGCGACCTTGGCGTAGAAGTAGTAGTAGAATCTACTGGCCGTTTCACAAAGCGTGCTGACGCTGCTAAACACCTTGAAGCAGGCGCAAAGAAAGTCATCATTTCTGCTCCGGCATCTGACGAAGATATCACAATCGTTATGGGTGTTAACGATGACAAGTACGATGCAGCTAACCACCACGTAATCTCTAATGCATCTTGTACAACAAACTGCCTGGCTCCATTTGCGAAAGTTCTGAACGACAACTTCGGAATCAAGCGCGGTATGATGACAACTGTTCACTCATACACAAATGACCAGCAAATTCTTGACCTTCCGCACAAAGACTACCGTCGTGCGCGTGCAGCTGCGGAAAACATTATTCCTACAACAACTGGTGCTGCAAAAGCAGTTTCACTAGTATTGCCTGAACTTAAAGGCAAATTGAACGGTGGAGCAATGCGTGTTCCAACTCCAAACGTTTCACTAGTTGACCTTGTTGCTGAGCTTGAAAAAGACGTAACAGTTGAAGAAATCAATGCTGCATTCAAGAAAGCATCTGAAAACGAGCTTAAAGGTATCCTTGGATACAGCGAAGAGCCACTAGTATCTAGCGACTACAATGGCTGTGCAAACTCTTCTACAATCGATGCACTTTCAACAATGGTTATGGAAGGCAGCATGGTAAAAGTTATCTCTTGGTATGACAACGAGTCTGGCTACTCTAACCGTGTAGTTGACCTGGTTGATTTCATCGCTAAAAAAGGTCTGTAA